The DNA region ACAACTTGCTTATCTAATTGACCATACTCAACAAGTAAGCGATTTATTTCATCTTGAGGCGTACTTTTTTCACCGCCTCGTTTGCCTACATAAACCTGTAAACACCCCTCTGGTACTAGATCTAGTAACTGTTGCGAACCCAACGCATCATACATAACCACATCTGCCGAAGATAGGAGCGATCGCCCCCAAACCGTCAAATATTCCAAACTACCCAAACCCGAACCCACAAAAAAAACCTTTCCCATAACGTCCCTAACCAAACCGCGGCATAACCTTGCGTTAAAATCAGATACTAGAACAAAACTAGACAGAAAAACCTCGAAAACCTAACCCAGTCAGGTCAATATCGAGCATTGTCATAAAGCGCATATGAACTCACCGATTCAGGCTGTCCAAGCACCTTACAGAGGTGGCGGTGGCGGAAATTACCGCACCCCTCCCCCAGACCTCCCCTCCTTACTTCTCAAAGAGCGTATTGTCTACCTTGGTTTGCCACTTGTTTCCCCAGACGAATACAAAGACCAAATCGGTGTTGACGTTACAGAACTAATCATCGCCCAATTGCTTTTCTTGCAGTTCGATGATCCTGATAAGCCCATTTTTATGTACATCAACTCTACCGGAACCTCTTGGTACGGCGGTGATTCCATTGGCTTTGAAACAGAAGCCTTCGCTATTTGTGACACCCTAAACTACATCACCCCTCCGGTACATACTATTTGTCTTGGGCAAGCAATGGGAACCGCTGCAATGATTTTGGCCGCAGGTACAAAAGGTTGTCGTGCGAGTCTACCCCACTCAACGATCATTCTTCACCAAGCCCGCCAAGGTGCCCAAGGACAGGCATCCGATATCCAAATCCGTGCAAAGGAAGTCATCGACAACAAGCGCACCATTATGGACATGATGTCTAAATACACAGGACAGACCATCGACAAACTTGAAAAAGATACTGATCGGATGTTCTATATGACACCGGAACAAGCTCTCGAATACGGCATTATCGACAAAGTACTCGAAAGCTCTCAAGATCTCCCTACTCCTGTACCAACCCTGTCTTAAATTTTCTCTCCTTATTTTTTTCAATTCATTCAGAACAAGGTAAACATAACCCATGCCTATCGGTGTCCCCAAAGTTCCGTACCAAATGCCCGGTCAACCCTATTCTGACTGGATCAATATTTATGATCGTCTCTACCGTGAGCGCATCATTTTCCTCGGTCGCGGTGTGAACGATGCCTTGGCAAACCAAATTATTGCCATCATGCTCTATCTCGACTCCGAGGACCCCAGCAAGCCAATCTATCTCTACATCAACTCCCCCGGTGGTTCTGTGACTGCGGGCTTAGCGATCTATGACACGATGAAACACATCAAGTCTGAGGTTGTCACTATCTGTGTTGGTCTTGCCGCTTCAATGGGTGCTTTCTTGCTCTCCGCAGGTACAAAAGGTAAGCGTTTGGCTCTTCCTCACGCACGCATCATGATTCACCAACCCCTTGGTGGCACTCAAGGTCGTCGTCAGGCTACTGATATCGAAATTGAGGCGAAAGAGATTCTTCGCATCAAGCAACAACTCAATGAGCTTATGGCTGACCATAGTGGTCAAACCGTTGAGCAAATTGAGAAAGATACTGACCGTGATAACTTCATGTCTGCTCAAGAGGCATTGGAGTATGGTCTGATCGATAAAGTTATCGAAGAACGTCCCGCATAATCTTTTTTCGATTCTCCACACTTAAGTCGGTGAAATTTATCCCTAGGTTCTCTT from [Leptolyngbya] sp. PCC 7376 includes:
- a CDS encoding ATP-dependent Clp protease proteolytic subunit, whose amino-acid sequence is MNSPIQAVQAPYRGGGGGNYRTPPPDLPSLLLKERIVYLGLPLVSPDEYKDQIGVDVTELIIAQLLFLQFDDPDKPIFMYINSTGTSWYGGDSIGFETEAFAICDTLNYITPPVHTICLGQAMGTAAMILAAGTKGCRASLPHSTIILHQARQGAQGQASDIQIRAKEVIDNKRTIMDMMSKYTGQTIDKLEKDTDRMFYMTPEQALEYGIIDKVLESSQDLPTPVPTLS
- a CDS encoding ATP-dependent Clp protease proteolytic subunit; this encodes MPIGVPKVPYQMPGQPYSDWINIYDRLYRERIIFLGRGVNDALANQIIAIMLYLDSEDPSKPIYLYINSPGGSVTAGLAIYDTMKHIKSEVVTICVGLAASMGAFLLSAGTKGKRLALPHARIMIHQPLGGTQGRRQATDIEIEAKEILRIKQQLNELMADHSGQTVEQIEKDTDRDNFMSAQEALEYGLIDKVIEERPA